In the Candidatus Rhodoblastus alkanivorans genome, one interval contains:
- the metF gene encoding methylenetetrahydrofolate reductase [NAD(P)H], translating into MHEPRPSRNHHRPIDVSFEFFPPRTPEMEVALWEAISRLAPLRPTFVSVTYGAGGSTRERTHATVARILRETDIKPAAHLTCVGATRGEVDEVARAYWDVGVRHIVALRGDPQGGLGGVYAPTPGGYAFSTDLIAGLRAIGDFEISVSAYPEKHPESASFEQDIDVLKRKIDAGATRAITQFFFDNDIYFRFLDRVRAAGITIPIVPGVTAVQNFKQTANFAKRAGASVPQWLAERFEGLDDDLPTRRLIAAAVAAEQVLDLLDRGVEQFHFYTMNRADLVYAVCHLLGVRAHA; encoded by the coding sequence ATGCACGAGCCCAGGCCCAGCCGCAACCATCACCGGCCGATCGACGTGTCGTTCGAATTTTTCCCGCCCAGGACGCCGGAAATGGAGGTGGCCTTGTGGGAGGCGATATCGCGTCTCGCGCCTCTCAGGCCAACCTTCGTGTCGGTGACCTATGGCGCCGGCGGCTCGACGCGCGAGCGCACCCACGCCACCGTCGCGCGCATATTGCGCGAGACCGACATCAAGCCCGCCGCCCATCTCACCTGCGTCGGCGCGACGCGCGGCGAGGTGGACGAGGTCGCCCGCGCCTATTGGGATGTCGGCGTGCGCCATATCGTGGCCTTGCGCGGCGATCCCCAGGGCGGGTTGGGCGGCGTCTATGCGCCGACGCCGGGCGGCTACGCTTTTTCGACCGATCTCATCGCGGGCCTGCGCGCCATCGGCGATTTCGAGATTTCGGTCTCGGCCTATCCGGAAAAACATCCCGAGAGCGCGAGTTTCGAACAGGACATCGACGTGCTCAAGCGCAAGATCGACGCCGGCGCGACCCGCGCGATCACGCAATTCTTCTTCGACAACGACATCTATTTCCGCTTTCTCGACCGGGTGCGGGCGGCGGGGATCACGATTCCCATCGTGCCCGGCGTAACGGCGGTCCAGAATTTCAAACAGACCGCCAATTTCGCGAAAAGGGCGGGAGCGAGCGTGCCGCAATGGCTGGCCGAGCGCTTCGAGGGCCTTGACGATGATCTGCCGACCCGCCGCCTGATCGCGGCGGCGGTGGCGGCGGAACAGGTTCTCGATCTGCTCGACCGCGGCGTCGAGCAGTTCCATTTTTATACGATGAACCGCGCGGATCTGGTCTATGCGGTTTGCCATCTGCTGGGCGTAAGGGCGCATGCCTGA
- the metH gene encoding methionine synthase: MTSTNRFGGKTVFEALKDAAREKILVLDGAMGTMIQQRKFTEGDFRGKRFADWPRDLRGNNDMLILTQPDAIRDIHLAYFSAGADIVETNTFSCTTIAQADYGMEAFAREMNVQGALLAVEAAMEAEKRDGRKRFVAGAMGPTNRTASISPDVSNPGFRAVTFDELRVAYAQAASGLIEGGADLLLVETIFDTLNAKAALFGIDEAFEEAGVTLPVMISGTITDLSGRTLSGQTPTAFWHSLRHAKPFSIGLNCALGAREMRAHIAEISRVADTFVCAYPNAGLPNEFGLYDESPEAMAEMVGEFADSGLVNIVGGCCGTTPAHIAAIAKRVAGVKPRAVPKIEPLLRLSGLEPFTLTPDINFVNIGERANVTGSAKFRKLIQAGDYPAALDVARDQVANGAQIIDINMDEGLLDSQKVMVEFLNLVAAEPDIARVPVMVDSSKFEVIEAGLKCLQGKPAVNSISLKEGEAKFVEQAKIVRRFGAAAVVMAFDEKGQADTFQRKVEICARAYKILTEKIGFPPEDIIFDPNVFAVATGIEEHNHYGVDFIEAAHEIRKNLPHAHISGGVSNLSFSFRGNEPVREAMHSVFLYHAIAAGMDMGIVNAGQLAVYEKIDPALREACEDVVLDRRPDATERLLALAEQYRGKTTEAREKDAAWREQPVEGRLEYALVNGVTDHIETDVEEARQKSPRALDVIEGPLMAGMNKVGDLFGSGKMFLPQVVKSARVMKAAVAYLLPYIEAAKAEGARSTAGKILLATVKGDVHDIGKNIVGVVLACNNFEIVDLGVMVPARRILEEAKNNQVDMIGLSGLITPSLDEMAFVAAEMQREGFDMPLLIGGATTSRVHTAVKIAPNYANDQAVYVTDASRAVGVAQALIGADRDAYKARLRDEYAHVAEAHARAESDKKRVPLAQARANAFKIDWTDYAPPKPTFTGVRVLSSQDVAELIPYIDWTPFFQTWELKGRFPKILEDEKQGEAARQLFEDAQKMLKRVVDERWFNPKAAIGFWPANRQGDDIALYTGESRTEKLATFHTLRQQLARHDGKANVALADFIAPEGGKADYVGAFVCTAGAEEGKIADKLARANDDYGSIMVKALADRIAEAFAEFLHERVRREFWGYAPDEALSNDARIAEEYRGIRPAPGYPAQPDHTEKQTIFDLLAATRRIGVSLTESFAMQPGSSVSGLYFAHPQAHYFGVAKVERDQVEDYAARKNMSMAEVERWLGPVLNYRPATG; encoded by the coding sequence ATGACTTCGACCAATCGCTTCGGCGGCAAGACGGTTTTTGAGGCCCTCAAGGACGCGGCGCGGGAAAAAATTCTCGTGCTCGACGGCGCCATGGGCACGATGATTCAGCAGCGCAAATTCACGGAAGGCGATTTCCGCGGCAAGCGTTTCGCTGACTGGCCGCGCGATCTGCGCGGCAATAACGATATGCTGATCCTGACGCAGCCCGACGCGATCCGCGACATCCATCTCGCTTATTTTTCGGCGGGCGCGGATATTGTCGAGACCAACACTTTTTCCTGCACGACCATCGCTCAGGCCGATTACGGTATGGAGGCCTTCGCACGCGAAATGAACGTCCAGGGCGCGCTGCTGGCGGTCGAGGCCGCCATGGAGGCGGAAAAACGCGACGGCAGGAAACGTTTCGTCGCCGGCGCGATGGGGCCGACCAACCGCACCGCCTCGATCTCGCCGGACGTGTCCAATCCCGGCTTTCGCGCGGTGACCTTCGACGAATTGCGCGTCGCCTACGCGCAAGCGGCGAGCGGCTTGATCGAGGGCGGCGCCGATCTACTGCTGGTCGAGACGATTTTCGACACGCTCAACGCCAAGGCGGCGCTCTTCGGCATTGACGAGGCGTTCGAGGAGGCCGGCGTCACGCTGCCGGTGATGATCTCCGGCACGATCACCGATCTTTCGGGACGCACCCTTTCAGGCCAGACTCCGACCGCCTTCTGGCATTCTTTGCGCCATGCGAAGCCTTTTTCGATCGGCCTCAATTGCGCGCTCGGCGCGCGCGAAATGCGCGCCCATATCGCGGAAATTTCCCGCGTCGCCGACACTTTCGTCTGCGCCTATCCCAATGCCGGACTGCCCAATGAGTTCGGCCTTTACGACGAAAGCCCGGAGGCCATGGCGGAGATGGTCGGCGAATTCGCCGACAGCGGCCTCGTCAATATCGTCGGCGGCTGCTGCGGCACCACGCCCGCGCATATTGCGGCCATTGCGAAAAGGGTGGCGGGCGTAAAGCCGCGCGCGGTTCCGAAAATCGAGCCTTTGCTGCGGCTCTCGGGGCTTGAGCCTTTCACCCTGACGCCCGACATCAATTTCGTGAATATCGGCGAGCGCGCCAATGTCACCGGCTCAGCCAAGTTCCGGAAATTGATCCAGGCCGGCGACTATCCCGCCGCGCTCGATGTCGCGCGCGATCAGGTCGCCAACGGCGCCCAGATCATCGACATCAATATGGACGAGGGCCTACTCGATTCGCAGAAGGTGATGGTCGAGTTCCTGAATCTCGTCGCCGCCGAGCCGGACATCGCGCGCGTGCCGGTCATGGTCGATTCCTCGAAATTCGAGGTAATCGAGGCGGGCCTGAAATGTTTGCAGGGCAAGCCGGCGGTGAATTCGATTTCGCTGAAAGAAGGCGAGGCAAAATTCGTCGAACAGGCCAAGATCGTTCGCCGCTTCGGCGCGGCGGCGGTGGTGATGGCTTTCGACGAAAAGGGCCAGGCCGACACGTTCCAGCGCAAGGTCGAAATTTGCGCCCGGGCCTATAAAATCCTCACCGAAAAAATCGGCTTTCCGCCCGAGGACATCATTTTCGACCCCAATGTTTTCGCGGTCGCGACCGGCATCGAGGAGCACAATCATTACGGCGTCGATTTCATCGAGGCCGCGCACGAAATCCGCAAAAATCTGCCGCACGCTCATATCTCGGGCGGCGTTTCGAACCTCTCCTTCTCCTTCCGCGGCAACGAGCCGGTGCGCGAGGCGATGCACAGCGTGTTCCTCTATCACGCCATCGCCGCCGGCATGGATATGGGCATCGTCAACGCCGGCCAGCTCGCGGTCTATGAAAAGATCGATCCGGCTTTGCGCGAGGCCTGCGAGGATGTGGTGCTGGATCGCCGTCCCGATGCGACCGAGCGCCTGCTCGCGCTCGCCGAGCAATATCGGGGCAAGACGACCGAGGCGCGCGAGAAGGACGCCGCCTGGCGCGAGCAGCCGGTCGAGGGGCGGCTCGAATATGCGCTCGTCAATGGCGTCACCGACCATATCGAAACCGACGTCGAGGAAGCGCGGCAGAAATCGCCGCGCGCGCTCGACGTCATCGAAGGCCCGCTCATGGCCGGCATGAACAAGGTCGGCGACCTGTTCGGCTCCGGCAAGATGTTCCTGCCGCAGGTGGTGAAATCGGCGCGGGTGATGAAGGCGGCGGTGGCCTATCTGCTGCCCTATATCGAGGCGGCGAAGGCGGAAGGCGCGCGCAGCACCGCCGGAAAAATCCTGCTCGCGACCGTGAAGGGCGACGTTCACGACATCGGCAAGAACATTGTCGGCGTCGTGCTCGCCTGCAACAATTTCGAGATCGTCGATCTTGGCGTGATGGTTCCGGCGCGGCGGATTCTCGAAGAGGCGAAGAACAACCAGGTCGACATGATCGGCCTGTCCGGCCTCATCACGCCCTCGCTCGACGAAATGGCCTTTGTCGCAGCCGAAATGCAGCGCGAGGGTTTCGATATGCCGCTGCTGATCGGCGGCGCCACCACGTCGCGCGTCCACACCGCGGTGAAGATCGCGCCCAATTACGCCAACGATCAGGCGGTCTATGTCACCGACGCCAGCCGCGCTGTCGGCGTGGCTCAGGCTTTGATCGGCGCTGATCGCGACGCCTACAAGGCCAGGCTGCGCGACGAATACGCCCATGTCGCCGAGGCCCATGCCCGCGCCGAAAGCGACAAGAAGCGCGTGCCGCTGGCGCAGGCGCGCGCCAACGCCTTTAAGATCGACTGGACGGATTATGCGCCGCCCAAGCCGACCTTTACCGGCGTGCGGGTGCTGTCGTCGCAGGATGTCGCCGAGTTGATCCCCTATATCGACTGGACGCCCTTCTTCCAGACCTGGGAGCTGAAAGGCCGCTTCCCGAAAATTCTCGAAGACGAGAAACAGGGCGAGGCCGCGCGCCAATTGTTCGAGGACGCGCAGAAAATGCTCAAGCGCGTCGTCGACGAGCGCTGGTTCAACCCCAAGGCCGCGATCGGCTTCTGGCCGGCCAATCGACAAGGCGACGACATCGCGCTCTATACCGGCGAGTCGCGGACCGAGAAGCTCGCGACCTTCCACACTTTGCGCCAGCAGCTCGCCCGCCATGACGGCAAGGCCAATGTCGCTTTGGCCGATTTCATCGCGCCGGAGGGCGGCAAGGCCGATTACGTGGGGGCCTTCGTCTGCACCGCGGGCGCGGAAGAGGGCAAGATCGCGGACAAGCTGGCGCGGGCCAATGACGATTACGGCTCGATCATGGTCAAGGCGCTCGCCGACCGCATCGCCGAAGCTTTCGCCGAATTTCTGCACGAGCGCGTGCGCCGGGAATTCTGGGGCTATGCGCCCGATGAGGCCCTGAGCAATGACGCGCGGATCGCCGAGGAATATCGCGGCATCCGCCCGGCGCCGGGCTATCCCGCCCAGCCCGACCATACCGAGAAGCAGACGATCTTCGATCTCCTCGCCGCCACGCGCCGCATCGGCGTCTCGCTCACCGAAAGCTTCGCCATGCAGCCGGGGTCCTCGGTCAGCGGGCTTTATTTCGCCCACCCGCAAGCGCATTATTTCGGCGTCGCCAAGGTCGAGCGCGATCAGGTCGAGGATTACGCCGCGCGGAAAAACATGAGCATGGCCGAGGTTGAGCGCTGGCTGGGGCCGGTGCTGAATTACCGGCCGGCGACCGGCTGA